The region TGGTGTTAGCAGTATACGGAGCCCTGGCGTGGCAACTCGAGCAGCTCGCGGATTCCTTGAAGCTGCTGTTCACGGCCCTCTTGCTCAAACCCCTTTTTGCCTTTCGGATGCTGCTCGATGAGGTAAACGCAGTGGAAAAGCTCCTGGAGGAGAGCCTCGAGGCGGCCCGCACCCGCCTCAGCCACCTCGTCAGCCGCCCCGCCGAGGCCCTATCCCCGAATGAGGTGCGCGAAAGCGCCCTGGAGAGCCTGGCCGAGAACCTCAACGACTCGCTGGTGGCCCCTCTGTTTTGGTTCGTCTTGCTGGGCCTGCCAGGAGCTGCCCTGTACCGTTTTGCCAATACTGCCGATGCCTTATGGGGGTATCGGGGAAGCTGGGAGTGGGCCGGCAAGTTCGCGGCCCGCGCCGACGACTGCCTGAGCTACATCCCGGCGCGCATCACCGGCCTACTGCTATGTGGCTGGCGTTGCCCCTGGAAAGCGCTCTGGCGGGAAGCCCGCAAGACCCCCTCGCCCAACAGCGGCTGGCCCATGGCGGCGCTGGCCCTTTTCCTGGGCATACGCCTGTCCAAGCCCAACGTGTACGTGCTGCACTCGAGCGGACGCCTCCCCACAGCCCAGGACCTGCAGGCTGGGCTAAGCCGGGCTATCTGGGTGGGCTGGAGCGCAGGGCTTGTGGCTGGTTTGTGCACCTGGAACAGCGGCCAGGCTATCCTGGGATTGTTCTAGAGCCATACTTGAGGATAGGCCACATGATTGCACCAGAACAACCACCATAATGGTCACTCATGATTGATGACGTTCTCATGCCTATACACGGGGGTACCGATTCCGGCCCCACCCCACGCTACGATTTTTCCACCAACGCCAATAGCCTAGGCCCCGACCCCCGCGCCCTGGCTGCGGTTCAGGCTGCCGACCCCAGCCACTATCCTGACCCGCTCTACACCTCGCTGCACGACGCCCTGGCCGAGTTTCACCAGGTGCCGCCCGAGCATGTGGCCGTGGGCGGCGGCACCAGCGAGCTGATTCACCGCCTGACCCGCTGGCGCTACCTGCGCGGGCCGATGCTGATCCTACCGCCCACCTTCAGCGAGTACGCCCGCGCTGCCCAGCCCGCTGAGCTACCCCTGCTGCGGGCCAGCAGTGGGGAGGCCTTTTTGAGGCTGTTGCCTAAAGCTACCCT is a window of Meiothermus cerbereus DSM 11376 DNA encoding:
- the cbiB gene encoding adenosylcobinamide-phosphate synthase CbiB, with amino-acid sequence MAVLLALTLDWFLREPPARLHPVVWMGAYLNRVGRKLTSRPPRSALLLGTGYWLMGAVLVLAVYGALAWQLEQLADSLKLLFTALLLKPLFAFRMLLDEVNAVEKLLEESLEAARTRLSHLVSRPAEALSPNEVRESALESLAENLNDSLVAPLFWFVLLGLPGAALYRFANTADALWGYRGSWEWAGKFAARADDCLSYIPARITGLLLCGWRCPWKALWREARKTPSPNSGWPMAALALFLGIRLSKPNVYVLHSSGRLPTAQDLQAGLSRAIWVGWSAGLVAGLCTWNSGQAILGLF